TGACTCCTCGGCTGCAGGGCTGCCCCCAGGAATCGTCACTCATTTTGGCAGCTACAACATTTCTCCAGCAGCTGGGGATTTGTCTTCTCCAAATGGCACGACCAGTGACCCCCTGGGAGGCCATACCATCTGGCAAGTGGTCTTCATTGCATTCTTAACGGGCGTCGTGGCCTTGTTGACCATCATCGGCAACATCCTGGTGATAGTGGCATTTAAGGTCAACAAGCAGCTGAAGACTGTCAATAACTACTTCCTCTTAAGCCTGGCCTGTGCCGATCTGATTATTGGGGTCATTTCAATGAATCTGTTTACTACCTACATTATCATGAATCGATGGGCTTTAGGGAACTTGGCCTGTGACCTCTGGCTTTCCATCGACTATGTGGCTAGCAATGCCTCAGTCATGAATCTTCTGGTGATTAGCTTTGACAGGTACTTTTCCATCACGAGGCCACTCACATACCGGGCCAAACGAACAACAAAACGAGCTGGTGTGATGATAGGTCTGGCTTGGGTCATCTCCTTCATCCTTTGGGCCCCTGCCATCTTGTTCTGGCAGTACTTTGTTGGGAAGAGAACTGTGCCCCCAGGGGAGTGTTTCATTCAGTTCCTCAGTGAGCCCACTATTACCTTTGGCACGGCCATCGCTGCCTTTTATATGCCTGTCACCATTATGACTATTTTATACTGGAGGATctataaggaaactgaaaaacgTACCAAAGAGCTTGCTGGGCTACAAGCCTCAGGGACAGAAGCGGAGGCAGAAAGCTTCGTCCACCCCACAGGCAGTTCTCGAAGCTGCAGTAGCTATGAACTTCAACAGCAAAACATGAAACACTCAGCCAGGAGGAAGTATGGCGGCTGCCACTTCTGGTTCACAACCAAGAGTTGGAAGCCCAGTGCTGAGCAGATGGACCAAGACCAAAGCAGTAGTGACAGCTGGAATAATAACGACGCTGCTGCATCTCTGGAAAACTCCGCATCCTCAGATGAGGAGGACATGGGCTCAGAGACAAGAGCCATCTATTCCATTGTACTCAAGCTTCCAGGTCACAGCACCATTCTCAACTCCACCAAGTTACCCTCATCAGACAACCTGCAGGTGCCCGACGAGGAACTGGGGACAGTGGACTTGGAGAGGAAAGCCAGCAAGCTGCAGGCCCAGGAGAGCATGGACGATGGAGGCAGTTTTCCAAAAAGCTTCTCCAAGCTTCCCATCCAGTTAGAGTCAGCCGTGGACACAGCCAAGACCTCTGACGTCAACTCCTCAGTGAGTAAGACCATGGCCACTCTACCTCTGTCCTTCAAGGAAGCCACGCTGGCCAAGAGATTTGCTCTGAAGACCAGAAGTCAGATCACAAAGCGGAAACGGATGTCACTCATCAAGGAGAAGAAAGCAGCCCAGACCCTCAGTGCCATCTTGCTTGCCTTTATCATCACCTGGACCCCCTACAATATCATGGTTCTGGTGAACACATTTTGTGACAGCTGCATACCCAAAAACTATTGGAATCTGGGCTACTGGCTGTGCTACATCAACAGCACCGTGAATCCCGTGTGCTATGCCCTGTGCAACAAAACATTCAGAACCACTTTCAAGATGCTGCTGCTCTGCCAGTGTGACAAAAGGAAGAGGCGCAAGCAGCAGTACCAGCAAAGACAGTCCGTGATTTTTCACAAGCGTGTGCCCGAGCAGGCCTTGTAGAATGAGGTTTTGTCAATAGCAGTGACCAAACGCACACATCAACCCACAAACCTTAGGAGGGAGTAAGGTGAGGGTGGGATGATTTCTGGTGATGAGAAAAATGTTCTTATCACCCAGATGTGAAAGAAGCTGCCTGTTTACTGATCCATTGGATAAAtccattttaatataaaagtcaaataccaattcagcaaaaaaaaaaaaaaaaaagcatatgactgaatataaagaaatttattctgaaatagactttaagtgtttttttcttaaagaggaaaaaaattgtttcataacAATTATACACCCAAATTGATCTGCTTGGTTCTTTTAATCCCCATTGGTTCTGGAATCTCAGCTAAGCATAAGTAGCTGGCCCAGTTGCCATGTTCTTTACAAGGATCTCAAAAGTGTTAACGCACACCCCACGTGGCACACGTCAGAATAGTGAATCTGCagttctgaaattatttcatatgttGCTAAGCTGAGCTTTCTTGTCCCAATACAGCTTTTTGTCTTATCTTTGCTGTGTTGCTAAACTCTATTTGTAGGCTTGATTCTTGATTCCTGCAAAGTATTGTTCCGTGCAGTTCaattttcttacaaataaaaatatataagtgtatatatatatgtgtgtgtgtgtgtgacagagttacacacatacacacacacacacacacacacacacacacaaacacatagtGTATATAATATAATGGGAATCACTGAACTGGCAAATTATTCCTGCAATATATGCTTTCAGTACTTTGGTAACTGAAGTTCTCTGGGATCCTAACAcaacataaaagtgaaataaacccAGTGTAGTGTTTTGGAAACTGGGGCTGTTTTATACAAACCACCCTGGAGAATATGCAGCAGAGAGCAGCCAGGCCCTCCCGGCAGGTCTGTGCAGAGTGGACAGCCTTGTGATAAAGGTCAAGTGCCATAGCTTGACCAGACCCTGAGTGTAAGCTATGTCCTCAGCAGAGGTAAATCAAATCAGGCCCCTCTGAGCAAAAAAATGGACCATGTCCACATGTTTGAATTTAAC
Above is a window of Rhinolophus sinicus isolate RSC01 linkage group LG12, ASM3656204v1, whole genome shotgun sequence DNA encoding:
- the CHRM3 gene encoding muscarinic acetylcholine receptor M3; amino-acid sequence: MTLHNNSTTSPLFPNISSSWMHDSSAAGLPPGIVTHFGSYNISPAAGDLSSPNGTTSDPLGGHTIWQVVFIAFLTGVVALLTIIGNILVIVAFKVNKQLKTVNNYFLLSLACADLIIGVISMNLFTTYIIMNRWALGNLACDLWLSIDYVASNASVMNLLVISFDRYFSITRPLTYRAKRTTKRAGVMIGLAWVISFILWAPAILFWQYFVGKRTVPPGECFIQFLSEPTITFGTAIAAFYMPVTIMTILYWRIYKETEKRTKELAGLQASGTEAEAESFVHPTGSSRSCSSYELQQQNMKHSARRKYGGCHFWFTTKSWKPSAEQMDQDQSSSDSWNNNDAAASLENSASSDEEDMGSETRAIYSIVLKLPGHSTILNSTKLPSSDNLQVPDEELGTVDLERKASKLQAQESMDDGGSFPKSFSKLPIQLESAVDTAKTSDVNSSVSKTMATLPLSFKEATLAKRFALKTRSQITKRKRMSLIKEKKAAQTLSAILLAFIITWTPYNIMVLVNTFCDSCIPKNYWNLGYWLCYINSTVNPVCYALCNKTFRTTFKMLLLCQCDKRKRRKQQYQQRQSVIFHKRVPEQAL